From the genome of Prevotella herbatica, one region includes:
- the tig gene encoding trigger factor produces the protein MNISFENPDKINGLLTITVEEADYKENVEKALKDYRKKANYPGFRPGMVPMGLVKKQFGTSAKMDAINKLIGEQIYKYVNDNKIQMLGEPLPSEKQEPQDLEKGTNFTFVFDIAVAPEFKMVLDGHNKLDHYTITVDDALIDRQVDMFASRAGSYDKVEAFEGNDMLKGDIRELDENGNTKEGGITVESAVLMPEYIKVDDQKKLFEGAKLGDVITFNPKKAYPENDTEISSLLKIEREAAKELTADFSYQITEIQRFKKHEVNQELFDQLFGNDTVKNEEEFRNKIAEGLKEQLAVDADYKFILDVRAYCEKKVGKLEYPDALLKRIMLNNNSDKGEEFVEKNYEQSITELTWHMIKEQLVAARDIKVDDADILDAAKETARTQFAQYGMNNVPDEYVENYAKEILKKKENVDGIVDRAVDRKLVVALKDSVKLNEKEISLDDFNKMMQE, from the coding sequence ATGAATATTTCATTTGAAAATCCTGACAAGATCAATGGTCTGTTGACTATTACTGTCGAAGAAGCTGATTACAAAGAGAATGTCGAGAAAGCATTAAAAGATTATCGTAAGAAGGCTAATTACCCTGGTTTCCGTCCTGGTATGGTTCCTATGGGTCTCGTAAAGAAACAGTTTGGCACATCTGCAAAGATGGATGCTATCAACAAACTTATTGGTGAGCAGATTTACAAGTATGTAAACGATAACAAAATTCAAATGCTTGGTGAGCCACTTCCTTCAGAGAAGCAGGAACCACAGGATTTGGAAAAAGGCACTAATTTCACTTTCGTTTTTGATATAGCTGTTGCTCCTGAATTTAAGATGGTTCTTGATGGTCATAACAAACTTGACCATTATACAATTACTGTTGATGATGCACTTATCGACCGCCAGGTTGACATGTTTGCTTCACGCGCTGGCAGTTACGATAAGGTTGAAGCATTCGAAGGCAATGATATGCTTAAGGGTGATATCCGCGAACTTGATGAGAACGGTAATACAAAAGAAGGTGGCATAACTGTAGAGAGTGCTGTCTTAATGCCTGAATATATTAAGGTTGACGATCAGAAGAAACTGTTTGAAGGTGCTAAACTTGGTGATGTAATAACATTCAATCCAAAGAAGGCTTACCCTGAGAATGATACAGAAATATCTTCATTGTTGAAGATTGAGCGTGAAGCTGCAAAGGAACTTACTGCTGATTTCAGTTATCAGATTACAGAGATCCAGCGCTTTAAGAAGCATGAGGTAAACCAGGAACTTTTTGATCAGTTGTTCGGTAATGATACTGTAAAGAACGAAGAGGAATTCCGCAACAAGATTGCTGAAGGACTTAAGGAACAGCTTGCTGTTGATGCTGATTATAAGTTTATTCTTGATGTTCGTGCTTATTGCGAGAAGAAGGTTGGTAAACTTGAATACCCAGATGCTTTGCTTAAGCGCATCATGTTGAATAACAATAGTGATAAGGGTGAAGAGTTTGTTGAAAAGAACTACGAACAAAGCATCACTGAACTTACATGGCACATGATTAAGGAACAGTTGGTTGCAGCTCGTGATATCAAGGTTGATGATGCAGACATATTGGATGCAGCAAAGGAAACAGCTCGCACGCAGTTCGCTCAGTATGGCATGAATAATGTTCCTGATGAGTATGTTGAGAACTACGCTAAGGAAATCCTTAAGAAGAAAGAAAATGTTGACGGAATTGTTGATCGCGCAGTAGATCGCAAGCTTGTTGTTGCATTGAAAGATTCAGTAAAACTTAACGAAAAGGAAATAAGCCTTGACGACTTCAATAAAATGATGCAAGAATAA